From a single Miscanthus floridulus cultivar M001 chromosome 8, ASM1932011v1, whole genome shotgun sequence genomic region:
- the LOC136477537 gene encoding MADS-box transcription factor 27-like has translation MGRGKIVIRRIDNSTSRQVTFSKRRNGIFKKAKELAILCDAEVGLMIFSSTGRLYEYSSTSMKSVIDRYGKAKEEQQVVANPNSELKFWQREAASLTQQLHNLQENYWQLMGEDLSGLNVKELQSLENQLETSLRGVRAKKDHLLIDEIHELNRQASLFRQENTDLYNKINLVRQENVELHKKIYETEGTSGVNRESPTPLNFAVVETRDVPVQLGLSTLPQQDNIEPSTAPKLGLQLNP, from the exons ATGGGGAGGGGAAAGATTGTGATCCGCAGGATCGACAACTCCACGAGCCGGCAGGTGACCTTCTCCAAGCGCCGGAACGGGATCTTCAAGAAAGCCAAGGAGCTCGCCATCCTCTGCGATGCGGAGGTCGGCCTCATGATCTTCTCCAGCACCGGCCGCCTCTACGAGTACTCCAGCACCAG CATGAAATCAGTTATAGATCGGTACGGCAAGGCCAAGGAAGAGCAGCAAGTCGTAGCAAATCCCAACTCGGAGCTTAAG TTTTGGCAAAGGGAGGCAGCAAGCTTGACACAACAACTGCACAACTTGCAAGAAAATTATTG GCAGTTGATGGGAGAGGATCTTTCTGGGCTGAATGTTAAAGAACTGCAGTCCCTAGAGAATCAGTTGGAAACAAGCCTGCGTGGTGTCCGCGCAAAGAAG GACCATCTCTTGATAGATGAGATTCACGAATTGAATCGACAG GCAAGTTTATTTCGCCAAGAAAACACAGACTTGTACAATAAGATCAACCTGGTTCGCCAAGAAAATGTTGAGTTACATAAAAAG ATCTATGAGACTGAAGGAACAAGTGGAGTTAATCGAGAGTCACCGACTCCATTAAACTTTGCAGTAGTAGAAACCAGAGATGTTCCTGTGCAACTTGGACTCAGCACACTGCCACAACAGGATAACATTGAACCATCGACTGCTCCTAAGCTAGG ATTGCAACTAAATCCGTGA